Genomic DNA from Pseudomonadota bacterium:
GGGTGAAACAGCTGCAAGAACTGTCAGATGTCTTGCGGAGCAGATTTATCCAGGCTTTATAGAAATAATCCCAGTTGTTGACGGAGCCTCCGTAAATATTGAAACTTATAATTCGGTTATGAATATGGCCGGCTTTGTAAACTCCATCCCGGGAAGACAGTTAATAGTTATGCCAAAATGGCATAGAGGCGGCAGGGTTTCTACTCTGAATGCCGGACTTGCTGTTGCTTCAGGAAGTATTGTGATGGCTCTCGACGGAGATACGTCATTTGATAATGATATGGTGGAAAAAGCCACAAGGCATTTTGAGAATGAAAACGTTGTGGGCGTTTCAGGTGCGCTAAGAGTTCTGAATGCCGGAAAAAACCTGTTAACCAGAATTCAGGCGCTTGAATACATGTTGTCTATTCATGCGGCCAAAACGGGACTTAGCGAATTCAATGTGGTTAACAATATCTCCGGCGCTTTTGGAGTCTTTCGCAAATCGTTTCTGAATATTGTATCGGGATGGAATACAGGAACAGCCGAAGACCTTGATATGACGCTTAGAATAAAGAACTACTTTGGAAGATATCCTGATTTAAAAATCGTTTTTGATCCTGAAGCCATCGGACATACCGAGGCGCCGGACACGATAAAAGGGCTTTTCAATCAAAGACTTAGATGGGATGGAGACCTTTACTATCTATATTTCAGGAAGCATTCAAAAACATTTAATCCGAGACTAATGGGCATCAGTAACTTTATTGTTCAGGTGTGGACAGGGCTCATGTTTCAGATTTTTACGCCTTTGCTAATTATTGCCTACACGTCATGGATATTTTTCACACTAAGCATACAGAAGATTGCATTCATTATTGTGCTTGTTTATCTATTTTATTTGTTCATAAGCATAGTTTTCTATTTTGCATTTGTTCTTCTGATCTCAGAAAGACCTTGGGAGGATTTAAAACTTTTACCGGCACTTCCTCTCTTTGGACTCTATCTTTTTTTTACCAGATTCGTTAGCGGGTTTGCAGTAATATGGGAAATAACCGCAAAATCACATCTGGATTCCAGTATGGCGCCATGGTGGGTTTTGAAAAAATCAAAGTTCTAATATGAAAAAAATACTTATTTTTTACTATATTTTGATCATTGTATTTATTCCTTCAGCCGTTTGCTTTTCCGCAAATCTTGAAGAGTTGGAAAAACGAATCGGTCTTTCTGACGATTCCCTGATACTTGATGCGGAATTATTGATGGGCATTTCTGCTAACGATAAAGCAACAGCAGACAGTGGGCTTAAAGTTTCCGGAGGGGTAGGGTACGGATGGAGCCGCGAACCGGAATCATTGACATCGTCTCAAATGATCTATTATGAAAAGCTATTTAGCAGGTTGGCTCTGACAATTCCTGTGTTAGGATCAAGATGGCAGGAACAGACGGGTATATTAAAAACCGGAAGAACAATACTTATACATAAGCATGCTGTCGAAATCTATAATAAAACTGCACTGGCTTCGTTAAGGAAGGAATATATAGATTTCTGGGTCTCCGGAAGGAAACTTGAACTTGCCCGTGCATTTCTGAAAGATGAAGGCTATGTTACATCAGTTTTAAAAGAAAGAATCAGACCCGGATTTCTTCTTAAGGCAGATTTTCAGGAATTCATAACTCCGTTTGACAGAGCGAGAAAGGAAGTTGCAAATTTAAAAAGGGTTATGAAAAAAGCTTGTTTAAGAATGAGCCGGCTGACAGGACTAAGTTTTGATCAATGTTTTATCGGGAGTCCGAATCTGCCTTGGCCTGAAATGGATATAGAAAAAATTGAGGAAAGAATCTGTGTTTATAATCCGGAAATTGAAATACTTGAGCAAATTGTTTCAAAGAATAATGAAATCCACAAAAAAACAGTATGGTCAGGATTTGAATCAAGTGTGGATCTTGCATATGCTCCCGCAAGGACTTTCCCCGGAGAATTCGGGGATGGGGCTTCTATCAGCTTTAATGTTAAAGCTCCGTTTGATGTTTTGGCCTCTAATCGTGCTGCAGAAAAAATAGCAGAGCTTGAAATAAGAAAATCAAGGTTATATATCCAGAAGATTAAAAATGAGATAATGGCTGATTACAAAGAATTCAAGTTGGCATATCATGCCTCGCTTGAAAATCTTAAATATGCGGATCAACGTCTTGCTTCAGCATATGAATGGCTAAGGGAAACTAAGCTGAGGCTGGAATACTCACGGGGAGAAGTTTTTGAAAAATATCTTCAGGCAAGATATAATTATTTTACTACAGCAATAGATGCACTTGATGCAGAAGCCTTAACATTCAAAGCATGTTCCGATCTTCTGATGATTGCAGAAGAAAAAACCTATCTGCCGCAGCCAAGAACTTTTACTCCTGAAATATTGCCGGAATACGGCTTAAGAAAAAGATGGATTTCACAGTCCAACGTTTTTATAGATTTGATACCAAACTCCGAAGACAAAACAGATACCGGGATATCTCAGCAGGAAAGAAATGGCAGCAACTTCGGAGTATATATCTGGGATAGCCAAGAAATTCTCAAAGAGAATTCTGACCGCTTCTGGATAAAATTAAAGAATGAGGGAGTAGACAGAATTCTTGTCTCTTTTGATGGGCATCAGATTGAACAGATCAGAACCGGAAAGCTAACTGCATCACTCTTCCGATTTATCGAAAATGCACAAAAAAACGGTATACTGACAGAGCTTCTTCTTGGTGAGCCTTCCTGGATTATGCCTGAAAAAAGAAGTAACCTGCTTAATATCATAAAGACATTTGAGAACTTTGAATTTGATGGTCTTCATCTTGATATTGAGCCTGATCAGCTTAAAACTCTTGATGATAAAGAGCGTAAAATCATAACCGGATATGTTTTGGATACCCTTAAAGATGTATTGTTAATAAGCAGATGGCCGCTTGGCATTTCAATTCATCCAAGATATTTTGATGAAAAAACAATAGGAATCTGTCTTGGATGTGAGCTTGAGACACTTGGTATAAACGAGGTCTCGCTAATGATATATTCATCAGACATCCAAAAAGTTTCAGCCAAAGCCGGGGCAGTAATGAAAGTATATCCGCTGCTCCGTTTCTCAGTTGCCCAAAGCTTTGAAGAAATTATTCCCAAGCAAGAAAGTCATTATAATAAAGGAAAAACAGTCTTCCGGGAAGACATGGAAAAACTCGCGAATTCTATCAAATATAGTAATTTTAACTCAATAATTATTCAGTCCTGGAAAGACATAATAAAAGAGAGCCGGAAATGAAAATAAGCTTCGATACAATAAAGAAAAATAATCCTGCGTATGAAGGAGGTATAAAGATTCCATATGCTCCGGCAAAAAGAGCGAAAGCCGTATGGAAGTGGTATGTTATTGTTTTAATAACTGCCAGCCCCCTGCTTTTTTTTCTCGGCAAAATTCTTATATCTTATATTCTTGTTTCAGCACCTGGTATTGTTTCCTTAAGGGAAATAAAACTGAATTGCCCTGAAACAGCTTCAATATCAAAGATCTATATAAAAAAAGGCGACAAGATCGCAAAGGGAACAATAGTAGCCGATCTTTCTGATCCGTCAATAGAAGATCAACTTTTTATTTTAAACTACGAATTAGAAAGCCTTGGGAGAAAAAAAACAATAAATATGGCGAGTGATCGAATAGAAGCAAATGTTGCGCTGGCACAAAAAATACTTGATAGTCAGACAGCCTATCTTGGCAAAATAAGATACCTTTTTGCAAAAGGAGCAGCAACAGCAGCTGAACTAAGCCTTGCAACAAGCCAGTATAATCAGGCCCAGCTCGAGGCTTTTCGTGCAAGAGCTGATTATACCGCGTCAAGACTTATAAAACCTGACACTTTGGCCGAATCAAGAATTGAGCGGCTCAAAAAGGAAATTGAAACGATAGGGGGAAAAAGTATTAGGCTTGAATTTAAAAGTCCTGTTTCAGGTGTTGTTTCTGAATTATATGCTTCTGAAAATCAGAGCATTGCCAAAGGAGCACAATTTGCTAGGATATTTATTCCTGAAGAGTATTCCATCAGAGCTTATATAAAACCATCAAACATAAAGCATGCAAAAAAAGGTAATAAAGTAACAATGAGAATGCCCGGAAATATTCTATTAAACGGATATATCACTTCAGATCCTGAATCAGCAAGAATAATGCCCCGTGAGCTTTCGGATTCA
This window encodes:
- a CDS encoding glycosyltransferase, with the protein product MFDLIIKYILIFLRDPFSPEVWELIAFFIPFVIFLEMPVYAFILSGIIKYYLRKNERIPYRNAFFPSVSCIITCYSEGETAARTVRCLAEQIYPGFIEIIPVVDGASVNIETYNSVMNMAGFVNSIPGRQLIVMPKWHRGGRVSTLNAGLAVASGSIVMALDGDTSFDNDMVEKATRHFENENVVGVSGALRVLNAGKNLLTRIQALEYMLSIHAAKTGLSEFNVVNNISGAFGVFRKSFLNIVSGWNTGTAEDLDMTLRIKNYFGRYPDLKIVFDPEAIGHTEAPDTIKGLFNQRLRWDGDLYYLYFRKHSKTFNPRLMGISNFIVQVWTGLMFQIFTPLLIIAYTSWIFFTLSIQKIAFIIVLVYLFYLFISIVFYFAFVLLISERPWEDLKLLPALPLFGLYLFFTRFVSGFAVIWEITAKSHLDSSMAPWWVLKKSKF
- a CDS encoding TolC family protein, which gives rise to MKKILIFYYILIIVFIPSAVCFSANLEELEKRIGLSDDSLILDAELLMGISANDKATADSGLKVSGGVGYGWSREPESLTSSQMIYYEKLFSRLALTIPVLGSRWQEQTGILKTGRTILIHKHAVEIYNKTALASLRKEYIDFWVSGRKLELARAFLKDEGYVTSVLKERIRPGFLLKADFQEFITPFDRARKEVANLKRVMKKACLRMSRLTGLSFDQCFIGSPNLPWPEMDIEKIEERICVYNPEIEILEQIVSKNNEIHKKTVWSGFESSVDLAYAPARTFPGEFGDGASISFNVKAPFDVLASNRAAEKIAELEIRKSRLYIQKIKNEIMADYKEFKLAYHASLENLKYADQRLASAYEWLRETKLRLEYSRGEVFEKYLQARYNYFTTAIDALDAEALTFKACSDLLMIAEEKTYLPQPRTFTPEILPEYGLRKRWISQSNVFIDLIPNSEDKTDTGISQQERNGSNFGVYIWDSQEILKENSDRFWIKLKNEGVDRILVSFDGHQIEQIRTGKLTASLFRFIENAQKNGILTELLLGEPSWIMPEKRSNLLNIIKTFENFEFDGLHLDIEPDQLKTLDDKERKIITGYVLDTLKDVLLISRWPLGISIHPRYFDEKTIGICLGCELETLGINEVSLMIYSSDIQKVSAKAGAVMKVYPLLRFSVAQSFEEIIPKQESHYNKGKTVFREDMEKLANSIKYSNFNSIIIQSWKDIIKESRK
- a CDS encoding HlyD family efflux transporter periplasmic adaptor subunit, with product MKISFDTIKKNNPAYEGGIKIPYAPAKRAKAVWKWYVIVLITASPLLFFLGKILISYILVSAPGIVSLREIKLNCPETASISKIYIKKGDKIAKGTIVADLSDPSIEDQLFILNYELESLGRKKTINMASDRIEANVALAQKILDSQTAYLGKIRYLFAKGAATAAELSLATSQYNQAQLEAFRARADYTASRLIKPDTLAESRIERLKKEIETIGGKSIRLEFKSPVSGVVSELYASENQSIAKGAQFARIFIPEEYSIRAYIKPSNIKHAKKGNKVTMRMPGNILLNGYITSDPESARIMPRELSDSFYDETRQAIEINITTSSPLPHEYQIDGLPIKVYFGFPIF